The following proteins are encoded in a genomic region of Danio rerio strain Tuebingen ecotype United States chromosome 16, GRCz12tu, whole genome shotgun sequence:
- the LOC100148066 gene encoding neurexophilin 1 — translation MDRSKTTSKHPCFDSDPSPISNSDVPDALLSNKIQPCPDQELWDWAPNLTEMHPSAQQTRKQDTVKRGKAKKMFGWGDFQCKVKSTILNLLITGKIVDHGNGTFSVYFRYNTTGGGNVSVGLVPPSKAVEFDASARQTVLHSVESRMFNCRVEHERVERGTKAARCWYDSSQSCDQDQTHSQVSWLCSKPFKVICVYIYFNSLDYKLVQKVCPDYNYHSESPYLPSG, via the coding sequence ATGGACAGGTCAAAGACGACATCCAAGCATCCATGTTTTGACTCTGACCCTTCGCCCATATCAAACTCTGATGTCCCTGATGCCCTCCTGTCCAACAAAATCCAGCCGTGTCCTGATCAGGAGCTGTGGGATTGGGCCCCTAACCTGACGGAAATGCATCCATCTGCTCAACAAACGAGAAAACAAGACACCGTGAAAAGAGGAAAAGCTAAGAAGATGTTTGGCTGGGGAGATTTCCAGTGCAAAGTCAAATCCACAATCCTGAACCTGCTCATCACAGGGAAGATCGTGGATCACGGCAACGGGACGTTCAGTGTTTATTTCCGCTATAACACCACTGGAGGAGGAAACGTCTCTGTAGGGCTGGTTCCTCCTAGTAAAGCGGTGGAGTTTGACGCGAGTGCTCGACAAACTGTTCTGCACTCGGTGGAGTCGCGGATGTTTAACTGCAGGGTGGAACATGAGAGGGTGGAGAGAGGAACTAAAGCTGCCCGCTGCTGGTACGATTCGTCCCAGAGCTGCGATCAGGACCAGACTCACAGCCAGGTCTCTTGGCTGTGCTCAAAACCATTCAAAGTCATCTGCGTTTACATCTACTTCAACAGCCTGGACTACAAACTGGTGCAAAAAGTCTGTCCAGACTACAACTACCACAGTGAATCCCCGTATTTACCTTCTggataa